One genomic window of Polyangium aurulentum includes the following:
- a CDS encoding fibro-slime domain-containing protein, which yields MTPPIPPRAPLFLLLPLLLACGARTELPICLLEGQQRTCETICGTGVETCVGGEWTTCTAPRPSSTLPIEVTLRDFSAAHPDFEELAIGLDLGIVAPTLGPDDKPVYAGNPTTPTTSGQSNFDQWFRDIPGVNATAPFTLELSATPDEPSVYRFEAPDCFPIDGQLLGNEGNSHNFHFTLEMQIPFRYVGGESLTFRGDDDLWVFINRRLAIDLGGVHSQETATVSLDDAAATLGITQGEIFPFALFFAERHTTGSNFYLETTITEFALCPP from the coding sequence ATGACTCCCCCAATCCCTCCCCGCGCCCCCCTCTTCCTCCTCCTCCCCCTCCTCCTCGCCTGCGGCGCCCGCACCGAGCTTCCGATCTGCCTCCTCGAAGGCCAGCAGCGCACCTGCGAGACCATCTGCGGCACCGGCGTCGAGACCTGCGTTGGCGGCGAATGGACCACCTGCACCGCGCCCCGCCCCTCCTCCACCCTCCCCATTGAAGTCACCCTCCGCGACTTCAGCGCCGCGCACCCCGACTTCGAGGAGCTCGCCATCGGCCTCGATCTCGGCATCGTCGCACCGACCCTCGGCCCCGACGACAAGCCCGTCTATGCCGGTAACCCCACCACCCCCACCACCAGCGGCCAATCCAATTTCGACCAGTGGTTCCGCGACATCCCGGGCGTGAACGCGACGGCCCCCTTCACCCTCGAGCTCTCCGCCACCCCCGACGAGCCCTCCGTTTATCGCTTCGAGGCCCCTGATTGCTTCCCCATCGATGGCCAGCTCCTCGGCAACGAGGGCAACTCGCACAACTTCCACTTCACCCTCGAGATGCAGATCCCGTTTCGCTACGTCGGCGGCGAGTCCCTCACCTTCCGCGGCGATGATGACCTCTGGGTCTTCATCAACCGCCGCCTCGCCATCGATCTCGGCGGCGTTCATTCTCAGGAGACCGCCACCGTCTCCCTCGACGACGCCGCCGCGACCCTCGGGATCACCCAGGGAGAAATCTTCCCCTTTGCCCTCTTCTTCGCCGAGCGCCACACCACGGGCTCGAACTTCTATCTCGAGACCACCATCACCGAGTTTGCCCTCTGCCCCCCGTGA
- a CDS encoding LysR family transcriptional regulator, translating to MLETSWLRAFAAFADHKSFTHAARALALSQPALHAQVHKLAEAVGAPLYRRVGRALVLTDEGERVAAFARRSLAQQAELVEGLRAGRSRSRVVLAAGEGAYLYLLGEAVQRSVRDARTPLELLVRDAAGTLSAVRTGEAHIGVLPLETRPPRLVVEPLARVGQMLVMPEAHPLAGKERVSLRDLEGASLVVPPGGQSQRVMLDEALRAARVTWEVAVEVRGWPLTLQFARLGAGLAIVNDFCRLPPGLVGRPMAGLPKHTYCAVRLSDAPLEGGVERVWKRLLTGGRGQTR from the coding sequence ATGCTCGAGACCTCCTGGCTGCGCGCCTTTGCCGCCTTCGCCGATCACAAGAGCTTCACCCACGCGGCCCGCGCCCTCGCGCTGTCGCAGCCCGCGCTCCACGCGCAGGTGCACAAGCTCGCGGAGGCGGTGGGCGCGCCGCTCTACCGGCGCGTTGGGCGGGCGCTGGTGCTCACGGACGAGGGCGAGCGCGTGGCTGCGTTCGCGCGCCGCTCGCTCGCGCAGCAAGCCGAGCTCGTCGAGGGCCTGCGCGCGGGCCGTTCGCGATCGCGCGTGGTGCTCGCGGCCGGGGAGGGGGCGTATCTGTATCTCCTTGGCGAGGCGGTGCAGCGCTCGGTGCGCGATGCGCGGACGCCGCTCGAGCTGCTCGTGCGGGACGCGGCGGGGACGCTCTCGGCCGTGCGGACGGGGGAGGCGCACATCGGGGTATTGCCGCTCGAGACGCGTCCGCCGCGGCTCGTGGTGGAGCCGCTCGCGCGGGTGGGGCAGATGCTGGTGATGCCGGAGGCGCACCCGCTCGCGGGCAAGGAGCGCGTTTCGCTGCGCGATCTCGAGGGCGCGTCGCTCGTGGTGCCGCCCGGGGGTCAATCGCAGCGGGTGATGCTGGACGAGGCGCTGCGGGCGGCGCGGGTGACGTGGGAGGTGGCCGTCGAGGTGCGGGGCTGGCCGCTCACCCTGCAATTCGCGCGACTCGGCGCGGGGCTCGCCATCGTCAACGATTTCTGTCGATTGCCGCCCGGGCTCGTGGGGCGACCGATGGCGGGTTTGCCGAAGCATACGTATTGCGCGGTGCGCCTGTCGGATGCGCCGCTCGAGGGAGGCGTGGAGCGGGTGTGGAAGCGGCTGCTCACGGGGGGCAGAGGGCAAACGCGGTGA
- a CDS encoding right-handed parallel beta-helix repeat-containing protein has translation MRQSKTRAFSLVASTTILFLAASAHAAEFYVDPAKGSAGGDGSAAKPWQSLEQLVTDGAFGTTIKAGDTVWLRSGYHGDPVFSGGDYTPAITIAAAPGEKPTAAAVTFKATKGWTLRGLSISPSHAPTPSVGGDIVLIDPSSARVTVEDNQIFSVIDSSAWGADEWINTASNGIFMRGEGCVARNNSITNVRFGISVNGKGALVEKNSIVNFSADGLRGLGDDGVFQYNLVKNVYVSSDAGDSNHDDGFQSWSNGPDGVGTSVVKNIVLRGNVFINREDPNQKLSASMQGIGCFDGFFEGWVVENNVVVVNHWHGISFYGMRNSRIVNNTVIDMNDTDPGPPWIKVTAHKNGMASENVIVRNNLATSLQLEGTNVTDDHNTKLTDLASFFVDPAKFDLHLLPGSPAVDSGSTDMAPALDAAGIPRPQGAGIDLGAYEWHEPGVDPVDVGSGGNGGAGGSATGTGGQGGSGAAGAEAPESQGGCGCTIEDRSSPHGLWALAGLAMGAVRRRRGREKNRPV, from the coding sequence ATGCGACAATCGAAAACTCGTGCTTTCAGCCTCGTTGCCTCCACCACGATTCTCTTCCTGGCCGCGAGCGCGCATGCGGCCGAGTTCTACGTCGATCCCGCGAAAGGCTCGGCCGGCGGCGACGGCAGCGCGGCCAAGCCCTGGCAATCGCTCGAGCAGCTCGTCACCGACGGCGCCTTCGGCACCACCATCAAGGCCGGAGACACGGTCTGGCTGCGATCGGGCTACCACGGCGACCCCGTCTTCAGCGGCGGCGACTACACCCCGGCCATCACCATCGCCGCCGCGCCGGGCGAGAAGCCGACCGCCGCCGCCGTCACCTTCAAGGCCACCAAAGGCTGGACCCTGCGCGGCCTGTCCATCAGCCCCTCCCACGCCCCCACGCCCTCCGTGGGCGGCGATATCGTCCTCATCGACCCTTCGAGCGCGCGAGTCACCGTCGAGGACAACCAGATCTTCAGCGTGATCGACAGCTCGGCGTGGGGCGCCGACGAATGGATCAACACGGCCAGCAACGGCATCTTCATGCGCGGCGAAGGCTGCGTCGCCCGCAACAACAGCATCACCAACGTCCGGTTCGGCATCAGCGTCAATGGCAAGGGGGCGCTCGTCGAGAAGAACAGCATCGTCAACTTCTCCGCCGACGGCCTGCGCGGCCTCGGAGACGACGGGGTCTTCCAGTACAACCTGGTCAAGAACGTGTACGTCAGCTCGGACGCCGGCGACTCCAACCACGACGACGGGTTCCAGAGCTGGTCCAATGGCCCTGACGGCGTCGGCACGAGCGTCGTCAAGAACATCGTGCTCCGCGGCAACGTCTTCATCAATCGCGAAGATCCCAACCAGAAGCTTTCTGCCTCCATGCAGGGAATCGGCTGCTTCGACGGGTTCTTCGAAGGCTGGGTGGTGGAGAACAACGTGGTGGTCGTCAATCACTGGCACGGCATCAGCTTTTATGGGATGCGCAATTCGAGGATCGTCAACAACACGGTGATCGACATGAACGACACCGACCCCGGGCCGCCGTGGATCAAGGTCACGGCCCACAAGAACGGCATGGCGAGCGAGAACGTGATCGTGCGCAACAACCTGGCCACGAGCCTGCAACTCGAGGGCACCAACGTCACCGACGATCACAACACCAAGCTCACGGATCTCGCGTCCTTCTTCGTCGACCCCGCGAAATTCGATCTCCACCTCTTGCCGGGATCCCCCGCGGTCGACAGCGGCAGCACCGACATGGCGCCCGCGCTCGACGCCGCGGGCATTCCCCGGCCGCAGGGAGCAGGCATCGATCTCGGCGCTTACGAGTGGCACGAGCCAGGCGTCGACCCCGTCGACGTCGGCAGCGGCGGCAATGGCGGAGCGGGCGGCTCGGCGACGGGCACCGGCGGCCAGGGCGGCTCGGGCGCGGCTGGAGCGGAGGCGCCGGAGTCGCAGGGCGGATGCGGTTGCACGATTGAAGACCGCAGCTCGCCGCACGGGCTCTGGGCGCTCGCCGGCCTGGCCATGGGCGCCGTTCGTCGGCGACGCGGTCGCGAGAAGAACCGCCCCGTCTGA
- a CDS encoding tetratricopeptide repeat protein, with protein sequence MAALTAGLAALTAALAALTAALAALTAGLAALTAGVGGQRRRQAGQRRRQAGQRRRQAGQRRRQAGQRRRQAGQRRRQAGQRRRQAAQRRRQAAQRRRQAAQRRRQAAQRRRQAAQRRRQAAQRRRQAGQRRRQAGQRRRQAGQRRRQAGQRRRQAGQRRRLAGPRRRQAGPRRRRVGPRRRQAGPTTNRVLLTWYAGGAGVRSRVVSVQVSIARLPSTNRELFGREAELAWLDACWEERVHVASIVTLGGAGKTALVATWRNRLRDEGWRGAERVFEWSFYSQGASDDRGSSADEFVSAALQWFGDPEPKAGSSWDKGNRLAELVKGQRLLLILDGLEPLQWGPGPHEGVIRDPALQALVRGLAGANAGLCVITTRLAVADLAGLSGEKVRERRLERLSPEAGAKLLKKRGVKGTDAELHEAVEEYKGHCLALTLLGSYLEEVADGDIRLRREIGPLEEDERQGEHARRVMAAYERWLGKAEVAILQLIGLFDRPADEDEIAVLRAEPVEPGLTDALVGLRKRDWNKAVAKLRRVGLLISEQENEPERRLDAHPLVREHFGEQLRQKQPVAWRKGHWRLYEHLKRKVKERPDTIEEMAPLYAAFLHGCLAGHHQEAYDDVYVRRIQREQESYNWGRLGAFSIEVAVLAAFFAPPWDQIVDGLTDKAKARIRNAAGFTLRALGRLQDAEPLMREVLDKDIEREDWTDAARDAGNLSDLVRARGDLKKALALAKHSVELADRSGDASQRLTKRATLGAVLCQLGRRAEAVEQIREYERLKGELQRDPSSPLSLESFRICDVLIEDGRLEEARAYAVRSLAESKRNQRPIAIGLDHLSLGWIELLGGNLERAADHLKEAVENMRRANRLDYLPLGLLGSAALHIQTRSFKSAGRDLDETLTLATRCGFRLYEADAHLGYARLSLAEGKPTAAREHLAKARAIVEQTGYHRRDGELASLQSELDKLPPEPEPIPPPKSPPATPTPAPTPPHTMPSDLPSPQRPVDIGIVVALQEEFRELWATCGPYKAHKDDVLTSYRFERGPYSVVAAFVGEMGESQATRVTERMISLWQPASIVVVGIAAGVHDDLRLGDVYVPPQAVQYMQDAKASPKKDDPSAFTLVPGAPAYRADHALLDAVRNLEFEHPEIHRRFRAECAKDLETLVRDASMRERLFAEDLVRREPTLLADGHVATGPVVGAAAAFSAWIRTHDRNVKALEMESAAVLLAAQTRGTPKRALAIRGISDHGDDRKKALDEIGGGSLRKYAMRNAVRLLWALLDAKALPNPR encoded by the coding sequence TTGGCGGCGCTGACGGCGGGGTTGGCGGCGCTGACGGCGGCGTTGGCGGCGCTGACGGCGGCGTTGGCGGCGCTGACGGCGGGGTTGGCGGCGCTGACGGCAGGTGTGGGGGGTCAACGTCGGCGTCAGGCGGGTCAACGTCGGCGTCAGGCAGGTCAACGTCGGCGTCAGGCGGGTCAACGTCGGCGTCAGGCAGGTCAACGTCGGCGTCAGGCGGGTCAACGTCGGCGTCAGGCGGGTCAACGTCGACGTCAGGCGGCTCAACGTCGTCGTCAGGCGGCTCAACGTCGTCGTCAGGCGGCTCAACGTCGTCGTCAGGCGGCTCAACGTCGTCGTCAGGCGGCTCAACGTCGTCGTCAGGCGGCTCAACGTCGTCGTCAGGCAGGTCAACGTCGGCGTCAGGCAGGTCAACGTCGGCGTCAGGCGGGTCAACGTCGGCGTCAGGCGGGTCAACGTCGGCGTCAGGCAGGTCAACGTCGGCGTCTGGCAGGTCCACGTCGACGTCAGGCCGGTCCACGTCGACGTCGGGTAGGTCCACGTCGACGTCAGGCAGGTCCGACGACGAACCGTGTCCTGCTGACTTGGTACGCGGGGGGGGCTGGAGTACGATCACGGGTCGTGAGCGTCCAGGTCTCGATTGCGCGGCTGCCGTCCACGAACCGCGAGCTGTTCGGGCGCGAGGCGGAGCTTGCATGGCTCGATGCGTGCTGGGAGGAGCGGGTGCACGTCGCGAGCATCGTGACGTTGGGTGGGGCGGGGAAGACGGCGCTCGTCGCCACATGGCGCAACAGGCTCCGGGACGAGGGGTGGCGCGGGGCCGAACGGGTGTTCGAGTGGTCGTTCTACAGCCAGGGGGCGAGTGACGACCGGGGCAGCTCGGCGGACGAATTCGTGAGCGCGGCGCTGCAGTGGTTCGGGGATCCGGAGCCGAAGGCGGGTTCGTCGTGGGACAAGGGAAATCGGCTGGCGGAGCTGGTGAAGGGGCAGCGGTTGCTGCTGATTTTGGATGGGCTGGAGCCGCTGCAGTGGGGGCCGGGGCCGCACGAGGGGGTCATAAGGGATCCAGCTTTGCAGGCGCTGGTGCGGGGCCTGGCTGGCGCGAATGCGGGGCTTTGCGTGATCACGACGCGACTCGCTGTGGCGGACCTGGCGGGCCTTTCCGGGGAGAAGGTCCGCGAGAGGCGACTGGAACGGTTGTCGCCGGAGGCGGGTGCGAAGCTCCTGAAGAAACGGGGGGTGAAGGGGACCGACGCGGAGCTGCACGAGGCGGTGGAGGAGTACAAGGGGCATTGCCTCGCGCTGACGCTGCTCGGGTCTTATCTGGAGGAGGTCGCCGACGGGGATATTCGGCTCCGGAGGGAGATCGGGCCGCTGGAGGAGGACGAGCGGCAAGGCGAGCACGCGCGGCGGGTGATGGCCGCTTACGAGCGGTGGCTCGGAAAGGCGGAGGTAGCCATACTGCAGCTGATCGGGCTCTTCGACCGTCCGGCGGATGAGGACGAGATTGCCGTGCTGCGTGCGGAGCCTGTGGAGCCCGGGCTGACGGACGCGCTGGTGGGACTCCGTAAGCGCGACTGGAACAAGGCGGTGGCGAAGCTACGCCGTGTGGGGCTCCTGATCAGCGAGCAGGAGAACGAGCCGGAAAGGAGGCTCGATGCCCACCCGCTGGTGCGTGAGCATTTCGGGGAGCAACTCCGGCAAAAGCAGCCGGTGGCGTGGCGGAAGGGGCACTGGCGGCTGTACGAGCACCTGAAGAGGAAGGTAAAGGAGCGGCCCGATACCATCGAGGAGATGGCGCCGCTTTATGCGGCGTTCCTCCACGGCTGCCTGGCGGGTCACCACCAGGAGGCATACGATGACGTTTACGTGCGGCGAATCCAGCGCGAACAGGAAAGCTACAACTGGGGAAGGCTCGGCGCCTTCAGCATCGAGGTGGCGGTCCTCGCGGCCTTCTTCGCGCCCCCGTGGGATCAGATCGTCGATGGATTGACCGACAAGGCGAAGGCCCGCATCCGGAACGCGGCAGGCTTCACCTTGAGGGCGCTCGGGCGGCTCCAGGACGCCGAGCCTCTGATGCGGGAGGTGCTGGACAAGGACATCGAGCGCGAGGATTGGACGGACGCCGCGCGGGACGCCGGCAATCTGAGCGACCTCGTCAGGGCGCGCGGCGATCTGAAAAAGGCGCTCGCTCTGGCGAAGCATAGCGTCGAGCTAGCCGATCGGAGCGGCGACGCCTCGCAACGCCTGACGAAGAGGGCGACGCTCGGCGCGGTCCTTTGCCAGCTCGGCCGCCGAGCGGAGGCCGTCGAGCAGATCCGCGAATACGAGCGTCTCAAGGGGGAGCTTCAGCGGGACCCAAGCTCCCCCCTTTCCCTCGAGAGCTTTCGGATCTGTGACGTCCTGATCGAGGATGGTCGGCTCGAAGAAGCGCGGGCGTACGCAGTCCGATCCCTCGCGGAATCGAAGCGCAATCAGCGGCCCATCGCCATCGGCCTCGATCATCTCTCGCTCGGTTGGATCGAGCTTCTGGGTGGCAATCTAGAAAGGGCCGCCGACCACCTGAAAGAGGCGGTCGAGAACATGCGCCGCGCAAACCGCCTGGACTACCTCCCCCTCGGGCTCCTCGGGAGCGCCGCGCTGCACATCCAGACACGCTCCTTCAAGTCGGCCGGCCGCGACCTCGACGAAACCCTCACCCTCGCCACCCGCTGCGGCTTCCGCCTTTACGAGGCCGACGCGCACCTCGGCTACGCCCGCCTCAGCCTCGCCGAAGGCAAACCCACCGCCGCCCGCGAGCACCTCGCAAAGGCGCGCGCCATCGTCGAGCAGACCGGCTATCACCGCCGCGACGGAGAGCTGGCCAGCCTCCAGAGCGAGCTCGACAAACTCCCACCCGAGCCCGAGCCCATTCCACCCCCGAAAAGCCCCCCCGCAACCCCAACGCCCGCCCCGACGCCGCCGCACACCATGCCCAGCGATCTCCCCTCCCCGCAACGGCCCGTCGACATTGGCATCGTCGTCGCCCTCCAGGAAGAGTTCCGCGAGCTTTGGGCCACGTGTGGCCCCTACAAGGCCCACAAAGACGACGTCCTGACCTCGTACCGCTTCGAGCGCGGCCCCTACAGCGTCGTCGCCGCCTTCGTCGGCGAGATGGGTGAATCCCAGGCCACCCGCGTCACCGAGCGAATGATCTCCCTCTGGCAACCCGCCAGCATCGTGGTCGTGGGCATCGCGGCCGGCGTGCACGACGACCTGCGCCTGGGCGATGTCTACGTGCCCCCGCAGGCCGTGCAATACATGCAGGACGCGAAGGCTTCTCCGAAGAAAGACGACCCCTCCGCGTTCACGCTCGTCCCCGGCGCGCCGGCCTATCGCGCCGACCACGCCCTCCTCGACGCGGTACGAAACCTCGAATTCGAGCACCCCGAGATCCATCGCCGCTTTCGCGCTGAATGCGCCAAAGACCTCGAAACCTTGGTCCGCGACGCCTCGATGCGGGAGCGCCTCTTCGCCGAAGACCTCGTGCGCCGTGAGCCAACGCTCCTCGCAGACGGTCACGTGGCGACGGGTCCGGTGGTCGGTGCTGCCGCGGCGTTCTCCGCCTGGATCCGGACCCACGACCGCAACGTCAAGGCGCTCGAAATGGAGTCTGCCGCCGTCCTGCTCGCCGCGCAGACCCGCGGCACGCCGAAGCGCGCCCTCGCCATCCGCGGCATTTCCGATCATGGCGACGATCGGAAGAAGGCGCTCGACGAGATCGGCGGAGGCTCTCTGCGCAAGTACGCGATGCGCAATGCCGTCCGGCTGCTCTGGGCGCTGCTCGATGCGAAGGCGCTTCCAAACCCTCGCTGA
- a CDS encoding RHS repeat-associated core domain-containing protein, with the protein MVVLGGGGGDGGGDGDGSGGKDGNGGDGSGNGEGGAGDGKDARGAPDYQKYPECGYASHPVDVVTGRAFTHPITDLELPGPLPLAFQRMYSSKMAARDAGLGYGWGHTFGWEIEVGRRRITVWNEQGIAVDFPMIEAGREVVGPWGWLLRCEEEGFSLDADDGVWRRFSPTSEGGKRYRLSTIEDRNKNRIELTYRDEVLAEIVDSAGRTIRVRSTPEGRIASLEVKNAVVGGRWVAFASYTYDEQGDLIAARDADGFSSRYAYDDEHRLTADTDRTGLTFHFVYDGEGRCVESWGDYPGKRDPSLCDGLPERLADGKTRAKGIHHCRFDYHPGGYSEVADSTQVRRFFGNAHGTLDKRVEGGAVTTATYRADGHILSRTDPMGATTAFERDTRGRLLGVKDPLGRVTAVERDGNGLPIEVTDPAGGVTRIERDPRGNVLLVTDAAGGVSSYRNDARGLLTEAVSPTGARTRYAYDAQGNLVTATMANGGVFRFVYDALGRRLSCTDPLGAETRYAYSERGDLVVVRDATGGVTRHAYDGEGHLIGFVDPKGHATQLVWGGYHKLCERTDANGNVVRLRYNLEGELVEVHNEREEVHRLRYGTSGLLLGETTFDGRELRYWSDLAGQVVKFENGARQVTEIEYDLAGQLVKRALSDGSAEEYAYDLLGNLVAVKGPVGEFGFVRDALGQVVREAQVVGGKEHWVESVFDSEGERIGRKTSLGHTEAVTRGALGERARTVLDGGQVVEHQADILGRETARALPGGGWLQSQYDAMGRVIRRRAGGAAVEPWGRGGEPEWLGARPEGVTVDTAYRYDASGELLESWDRAKGRTRYEYDPVGQLLAMVPERARAELFRYDRAGNLHEAGEDAGERAYGRGNRLLRKGDTEYRWDDDGRLVEKRRRDGASGSVEVWRYAWNAAGLLKGVERPDGVRVEFGYDPFARRVSKRVTRAGATRAERVAVSETRFVWDGDVLVHEIEARAQANGDPVVEERTYWFEDDGFAPVAHKERRRDDVGRERGGWFHYVNDPIGTPERLIGANGEVACELRRSAWGETEEAPGGEASTRIRFQGQYEDEETADPARDDGPLFYSRHRYYDASIGRFISPDPLGISGAANAFWYAPNPTGWIDPLGLIFARKYKRAEVGRILNDSEGRRPYPFVNEPGHAQGKHGSITDVDLQTRANTDAQPRTAFRTCAQQTRATFEALNSPEGQAALAKLDADPSLKAVNIKAPVSSQARVAIPGGSGIANQASNEVFVRVYRLPGERLHIQTSFQKI; encoded by the coding sequence GTGGTTGTCCTCGGTGGCGGTGGTGGCGACGGGGGCGGCGATGGCGACGGCAGCGGGGGCAAGGACGGCAACGGCGGCGACGGCAGCGGCAACGGCGAGGGGGGCGCGGGGGACGGGAAAGACGCGCGGGGAGCGCCCGATTACCAGAAATACCCCGAGTGCGGATATGCCTCGCACCCGGTCGACGTCGTCACGGGGCGGGCGTTCACGCATCCGATTACGGACCTCGAGCTGCCTGGCCCGCTGCCGCTCGCGTTCCAGCGCATGTACAGCTCCAAGATGGCCGCGCGTGACGCGGGCCTGGGGTACGGCTGGGGGCACACGTTCGGCTGGGAGATCGAGGTCGGACGGCGGCGGATCACGGTTTGGAACGAGCAGGGGATCGCCGTCGATTTCCCGATGATCGAGGCCGGCCGCGAGGTCGTCGGCCCGTGGGGATGGCTCTTGCGGTGCGAAGAGGAGGGATTTTCGCTCGACGCCGATGACGGTGTCTGGCGGCGATTCTCGCCGACGAGCGAGGGGGGCAAGCGCTATCGGCTCAGCACGATCGAGGATCGGAACAAGAATCGCATCGAGCTCACCTATCGAGACGAGGTGCTCGCCGAGATCGTGGACAGCGCCGGGCGGACCATTCGCGTGCGCAGCACTCCGGAGGGGCGGATCGCGTCGCTCGAGGTCAAGAACGCGGTCGTTGGTGGGCGCTGGGTGGCGTTTGCCTCGTACACCTACGACGAGCAGGGGGATTTGATCGCAGCTCGGGACGCCGACGGATTCTCGTCGCGCTACGCGTACGACGACGAGCATCGGCTGACGGCCGACACGGACCGGACGGGCCTCACCTTCCATTTCGTGTACGACGGCGAGGGGCGATGCGTCGAGTCGTGGGGCGATTATCCCGGCAAACGCGATCCGAGCCTGTGCGACGGGCTGCCGGAGCGGCTCGCGGACGGCAAGACGCGGGCGAAGGGGATCCATCACTGCCGGTTCGATTACCATCCCGGCGGGTACAGCGAGGTCGCGGATTCGACGCAGGTGCGGCGTTTCTTCGGCAATGCGCACGGCACGCTGGACAAGAGGGTCGAGGGCGGCGCCGTGACGACGGCGACCTATCGCGCGGACGGCCATATCTTGTCGCGCACCGACCCGATGGGCGCGACGACGGCATTCGAGCGCGACACGCGCGGGCGGCTGCTCGGCGTGAAAGACCCGCTCGGGCGGGTGACGGCGGTGGAGCGGGACGGGAATGGGCTGCCGATCGAGGTCACGGACCCGGCGGGTGGGGTGACGCGGATCGAGCGGGATCCGCGCGGGAACGTCCTTCTCGTCACCGACGCGGCAGGGGGCGTGAGCTCGTATCGCAATGATGCGCGGGGGTTGTTGACGGAGGCGGTCTCGCCGACGGGCGCGCGCACGCGGTACGCGTATGACGCTCAGGGCAACCTCGTCACGGCCACGATGGCGAATGGCGGGGTGTTCCGGTTCGTCTACGACGCGCTCGGGAGGCGATTGTCATGCACCGACCCGCTGGGCGCAGAGACGCGTTACGCCTATTCGGAGCGCGGGGATCTGGTGGTGGTGCGCGACGCCACGGGCGGGGTGACGCGCCATGCGTACGACGGCGAGGGGCACCTGATCGGGTTCGTGGATCCGAAAGGGCACGCGACGCAGCTCGTCTGGGGTGGTTATCACAAGCTCTGCGAGCGGACGGACGCGAACGGAAACGTCGTGCGCTTGCGGTACAACCTCGAGGGCGAACTGGTCGAGGTGCACAACGAGCGCGAAGAGGTGCACCGACTGCGCTACGGTACGAGCGGTCTGCTCCTGGGCGAGACGACATTCGACGGTCGGGAGTTGCGTTACTGGAGCGACCTCGCCGGTCAGGTGGTGAAGTTCGAGAATGGCGCCCGGCAGGTGACGGAGATCGAGTACGACCTCGCCGGGCAGCTCGTGAAGCGGGCGCTTTCTGATGGCTCGGCGGAGGAATACGCGTACGACCTGCTCGGCAACCTGGTCGCAGTGAAAGGTCCGGTGGGCGAATTCGGATTCGTGCGCGACGCGCTCGGGCAGGTGGTGCGCGAGGCGCAGGTGGTCGGAGGGAAGGAGCACTGGGTCGAGAGCGTGTTCGACAGCGAGGGCGAGCGGATCGGACGCAAGACGTCCCTCGGTCATACCGAGGCGGTGACGCGCGGCGCGCTCGGCGAGCGCGCGCGGACGGTGCTCGACGGCGGGCAGGTGGTGGAGCACCAGGCGGATATCCTGGGCCGGGAGACGGCGCGTGCGCTGCCTGGGGGCGGGTGGCTGCAAAGCCAGTATGACGCCATGGGGCGGGTGATACGGCGGCGCGCGGGGGGTGCGGCCGTCGAGCCGTGGGGGCGCGGGGGCGAACCGGAATGGCTGGGCGCGAGGCCGGAGGGGGTGACGGTCGACACGGCGTATCGCTACGATGCGAGCGGGGAGCTTCTGGAGTCGTGGGATCGCGCGAAGGGGCGGACGCGGTACGAATACGATCCGGTGGGGCAACTGCTCGCGATGGTCCCCGAACGGGCGCGTGCGGAGCTGTTCCGGTATGACCGGGCGGGCAATCTGCACGAGGCGGGCGAGGACGCCGGGGAGAGGGCGTACGGGCGGGGAAACAGGCTGCTGCGCAAGGGGGATACGGAGTATCGGTGGGACGATGATGGGCGGCTCGTCGAGAAGCGGCGTCGGGATGGGGCGAGCGGAAGCGTAGAGGTATGGCGGTACGCGTGGAATGCGGCCGGGTTATTGAAGGGAGTGGAGCGGCCGGACGGGGTGCGCGTCGAATTCGGGTATGATCCGTTCGCGCGGCGGGTCTCCAAGCGGGTGACGCGTGCGGGGGCGACGCGGGCGGAGCGGGTGGCGGTGTCGGAGACGCGGTTCGTGTGGGATGGGGATGTGCTCGTCCACGAGATCGAGGCGCGGGCACAGGCGAATGGCGACCCGGTGGTCGAGGAGCGGACGTACTGGTTCGAGGACGATGGATTCGCGCCGGTCGCGCACAAAGAGCGCAGGCGGGACGATGTGGGGAGGGAGCGCGGGGGGTGGTTCCATTATGTGAACGACCCGATCGGGACGCCGGAGCGGCTGATCGGGGCGAATGGGGAGGTAGCGTGCGAGCTGCGCCGGAGCGCGTGGGGGGAGACGGAGGAGGCGCCGGGCGGGGAGGCGAGCACGAGGATACGGTTTCAGGGGCAGTACGAGGATGAGGAAACGGCGGACCCAGCCCGTGACGATGGTCCGCTTTTCTATTCGAGACACCGTTATTACGACGCTTCGATAGGGCGGTTCATCTCGCCCGATCCGCTCGGCATCTCCGGCGCCGCGAACGCGTTCTGGTACGCGCCCAATCCGACCGGCTGGATCGACCCGCTCGGCTTGATCTTCGCCCGGAAGTACAAGCGGGCGGAGGTTGGAAGAATTCTGAATGACAGCGAGGGACGCCGACCGTACCCGTTTGTGAATGAGCCTGGGCACGCGCAAGGCAAGCACGGAAGTATAACGGACGTCGATTTACAGACACGCGCGAATACCGATGCCCAACCGCGCACGGCCTTCCGTACCTGCGCGCAACAGACCCGCGCCACGTTCGAAGCTCTCAACTCACCGGAAGGTCAGGCTGCGCTCGCAAAGCTGGATGCGGACCCTTCTTTGAAGGCGGTAAACATCAAGGCTCCCGTCTCATCACAAGCGCGTGTCGCCATACCAGGAGGTTCCGGAATAGCCAACCAAGCTTCGAACGAGGTATTCGTCAGGGTGTATCGCCTCCCTGGGGAACGACTACATATACAGACCTCCTTCCAGAAGATATGA